A region of Zeugodacus cucurbitae isolate PBARC_wt_2022May chromosome 5, idZeuCucr1.2, whole genome shotgun sequence DNA encodes the following proteins:
- the LOC128922176 gene encoding uncharacterized protein LOC128922176 produces the protein MSEELIPSTELSLFAEQCPLGDESPTTKNVDNESVVILDSDEQLINLLCSWDLSSNALIQFNRCGLKSVEILQMIHSHDIDEIFNARELIVDKIKFRYNLQKWRLENNFDMLTCCSRDRTITNLSSIRSWLSSASTPSTSPNNEPNVEEVLKQTVAGKDIIKKYENCGCLQESDQSAIVRIIVDNYLLILLRTQDKQKKKRNWEII, from the exons ATGAGTGAGGAGTTGATACCATCAACTGAGCTGTCGTTATTTGCCGAGCAATGTCCGTTGGGAGATGAGTCCCCTACAACGAAAAATGTCGACAATGAGTCCGTAGTAATTTTGGATAGTGATGaacagttaattaatttattgtgttCGTGGGATTTGTCGTCAAATGCGTTGATACAGTTCAATAGATGTGGTTTAAAGAGTgtagaaattttgcagatgatcCATTCCCATGATATTGACGAAATTTTTAATGCCAGAGAACTAATTGTGGACAAAATTAAGTTTCGGTACAACTTGCAAAAATGGCGTTTAGAAAATAAT TTCGATATGCTCACGTGCTGTAGTCGTGATAGAACTATAACAaacctttcatccattcgaagcTGGCTGAGCTCTGCAAGCACACCTTCAACATCCCCAAACAACGAACCCAACGTCGAAGAGGTTTTAAAACAAACAGTAGCAGGTAAGGACATAATAAAGAAGTACGAAAACTGTGGTTGCCTCCAAGAAAGTGACCAATCTGCAATAGTTCGCATTATTGTGGATAATTACTTATTAATTCTATTACGTACCCaggacaaacaaaaaaaaaaacgcaactgGGAAATTATATGA